Proteins encoded by one window of Pyxidicoccus trucidator:
- a CDS encoding PAS domain-containing hybrid sensor histidine kinase/response regulator: MDDQPPELLEESAEDLYENAPCGYISTLPNGVIVKANQTFLTWLGRAREELLSGVRFQELLSVGGKIFYETHFAPLLQMQGFINEVQLEVRTREGVFLPVLVNTVQRRDAAGRSVVNRITLFNISDRKKYEQELVLARRKAEQAARARSDFLSMVSHEIRTPMNAIIGIASLLQKTELSPQQEKYVRILGSSSENLLGLLNHILDFSKIDAGKVTLEQRSFDLRQLVYGTLFALSARAEEKNLSVIAEIDEQVPEYLVGDPVKLGQVLTNLVGNAIKFTELGAVTVGLRVREQSQDAVSLDFAVTDTGIGIAENRLGRIFEEFTQADSSIGMKYGGTGLGLSISQKLVELQGGRICVKSTQGQGSTFYFTLRMKPGQASEVEEPAENPASTQSLQGLRILVAEDNDINVFMLSQFLKKWGADFDVVGDGRQAVQRIQEADYDLVLMDVRMPELDGYDATRAIRALRPGEHFARIPIIAVTASTRLGLEHRAQAAGFTDFLGKPYKPAALAAKLVQHSGWKQAAKALAGAPTEPSAPGAVGPAFSLLPLRRIVDEDPQAIIELSALTLSGCEQYKVGFQKALEAGDREAFEYQAHKILPTVELLQAQTLRAAVQAGRAALADASGTPDHLASALQAIHRELDAIISALKAEARRA, encoded by the coding sequence TTGGACGACCAACCTCCGGAGCTTCTCGAAGAGAGCGCGGAGGACCTCTACGAGAACGCGCCCTGTGGCTACATCTCCACGCTGCCGAACGGCGTCATCGTCAAGGCCAACCAGACGTTCCTCACCTGGCTGGGCCGCGCGCGCGAGGAGCTGCTCTCCGGCGTTCGCTTCCAGGAGCTGCTGTCCGTGGGAGGGAAGATCTTCTACGAGACGCACTTCGCGCCCCTCTTGCAGATGCAGGGCTTCATCAACGAAGTCCAGCTGGAGGTGCGGACCCGGGAGGGCGTCTTCCTGCCGGTGCTGGTCAACACCGTCCAGCGCAGGGATGCCGCCGGCCGGAGCGTGGTGAACCGCATCACCCTCTTCAACATCTCCGACCGGAAGAAGTACGAGCAGGAGCTGGTGCTGGCGCGGCGCAAGGCGGAGCAGGCCGCCCGGGCCAGGTCGGACTTCCTGTCCATGGTCAGCCACGAGATTCGCACGCCGATGAACGCCATCATCGGCATCGCGAGCCTCCTGCAGAAGACCGAGCTGTCCCCCCAGCAGGAGAAGTACGTCCGCATCCTGGGCTCGTCTTCCGAGAACCTGCTGGGCCTGCTCAACCACATCCTGGACTTCAGCAAGATCGACGCCGGCAAGGTGACGCTGGAGCAGCGGAGCTTCGACCTCCGCCAGCTCGTCTACGGCACCCTCTTCGCCCTCAGCGCCAGGGCGGAGGAGAAGAACCTGTCGGTCATCGCGGAAATCGATGAGCAGGTGCCGGAGTATCTCGTCGGAGACCCGGTCAAGCTCGGGCAGGTGCTGACCAACCTGGTGGGCAATGCCATCAAGTTCACCGAGCTGGGCGCGGTGACGGTGGGCCTGCGGGTCCGCGAGCAGTCCCAGGACGCCGTCTCACTCGATTTCGCCGTCACGGACACAGGCATCGGGATTGCCGAGAACCGGCTGGGTCGCATCTTCGAGGAGTTCACCCAGGCCGACTCCAGCATCGGCATGAAGTACGGCGGCACCGGGCTGGGGCTCTCCATCAGCCAGAAGCTGGTGGAGCTGCAGGGCGGACGCATCTGCGTGAAGAGCACGCAGGGCCAGGGTTCGACGTTCTACTTCACCCTGAGGATGAAGCCCGGGCAGGCGTCCGAGGTGGAGGAGCCCGCGGAGAACCCCGCCAGCACCCAGTCGCTCCAGGGCCTGCGCATCCTCGTGGCCGAGGACAACGACATCAACGTGTTCATGCTGTCGCAGTTCCTGAAGAAGTGGGGCGCCGACTTCGACGTCGTCGGGGACGGGCGCCAGGCCGTCCAGCGCATCCAGGAGGCCGACTACGACCTGGTGCTGATGGACGTGCGGATGCCGGAGCTGGATGGCTACGACGCCACCCGCGCCATCCGGGCCCTCCGCCCCGGCGAGCACTTCGCGCGCATCCCCATCATCGCGGTGACGGCCTCGACGCGGCTGGGCCTGGAGCACCGGGCGCAGGCCGCGGGCTTCACGGACTTTCTCGGCAAGCCCTACAAGCCGGCGGCGCTTGCCGCGAAGCTCGTGCAGCACAGCGGCTGGAAGCAGGCCGCGAAGGCCCTGGCGGGCGCTCCCACGGAGCCTTCCGCCCCGGGGGCCGTGGGGCCGGCGTTCAGCCTGCTGCCGCTGCGCCGCATCGTCGACGAGGACCCTCAGGCCATCATCGAGCTGAGCGCCCTCACCCTCAGCGGCTGCGAGCAATACAAGGTCGGGTTCCAGAAGGCGCTGGAGGCCGGCGACCGGGAGGCGTTCGAGTACCAGGCCCACAAGATATTGCCGACGGTGGAGCTGCTGCAGGCGCAGACCCTGCGCGCGGCCGTGCAAGCAGGGCGTGCGGCGCTGGCGGACGCCTCGGGTACGCCGGACCACCTCGCCTCCGCGCTCCAGGCCATCCACCGCGAGCTGGATGCCATCATCTCGGCGCTGAAGGCGGAGGCGCGGCGGGCGTAG
- a CDS encoding alpha/beta fold hydrolase, translating to MNVLHRNNVQVLGRGEQPMLFAHGFGCDQNMWRFLTPAFLDDYKVILFDHVGAGRSDASAYNRSRHGSLKGYADDVLEICRELGLSRTVFVGHSVSAMIGVLAAAAEPERFDKLVLIGPSPCYINDGDYVGGFSRGDIDGLLESLDSNYLGWSSAMAPVIMGNRDRPELGEELTNSFCRTDPEIARHFAHVTFLSDNRADLPKVKTRSLVLQCSEDVIAPEAVGRYVHQHLTNSQLVVLKATGHCPNLSAPEETIAAMKLFL from the coding sequence GTGAACGTCCTCCACCGGAACAACGTCCAGGTCCTGGGTCGCGGCGAGCAGCCGATGCTCTTCGCCCACGGCTTCGGGTGCGACCAGAACATGTGGCGGTTCCTCACCCCCGCCTTCCTGGACGACTACAAGGTCATCCTCTTCGACCATGTGGGCGCCGGCCGCTCGGACGCCTCCGCCTACAACCGCAGCCGGCATGGCAGCTTGAAGGGCTATGCGGACGACGTCCTGGAGATCTGCCGCGAGCTGGGGCTGAGCCGGACGGTCTTCGTGGGGCACTCGGTCAGCGCCATGATTGGCGTGCTGGCCGCGGCCGCCGAGCCCGAGCGGTTCGACAAGCTGGTGCTCATCGGTCCGTCGCCCTGCTACATCAACGACGGTGACTACGTGGGGGGCTTCTCCCGGGGTGACATCGACGGGCTGCTGGAGTCGCTCGACAGCAACTACCTGGGGTGGTCCAGCGCGATGGCGCCCGTCATCATGGGCAACCGGGACCGGCCGGAGCTCGGGGAGGAGCTGACCAACAGCTTCTGCCGCACCGACCCGGAGATTGCCCGGCACTTCGCGCACGTCACCTTCCTCTCGGACAACCGGGCGGACCTGCCGAAGGTGAAGACCCGGTCGCTCGTCCTCCAGTGCTCCGAGGACGTGATCGCGCCCGAGGCGGTGGGGCGGTACGTGCACCAGCACCTCACGAACAGCCAGCTCGTGGTGCTCAAGGCGACGGGGCACTGCCCCAACCTCAGCGCGCCCGAGGAGACCATCGCGGCGATGAAACTCTTCCTGTAG
- a CDS encoding universal stress protein yields MSAPTRILAPVDLSEGSRAVIDYAVQLARPFGASVHVVHTWEPPQYVAPDLLVAAPGWNSLSLEQVAVETATKELTTLVHKLESPPVPLTHKVLVGEAASTILDLADQGKFDLIVMGTHGRRGLPRLLLGSVAQKIVSRAHCPVVTLHVAPEK; encoded by the coding sequence ATGTCCGCTCCCACTCGCATCCTCGCCCCCGTGGACCTGTCCGAAGGTTCGCGGGCCGTCATCGACTACGCCGTGCAGCTCGCCCGGCCCTTCGGTGCCTCCGTGCACGTGGTCCACACCTGGGAGCCGCCGCAGTACGTGGCGCCTGACCTGCTGGTGGCCGCGCCCGGGTGGAACTCGCTGTCGCTGGAGCAGGTGGCCGTGGAGACGGCGACCAAGGAGCTGACAACGCTGGTCCACAAGCTGGAGTCGCCGCCGGTGCCGCTGACGCACAAGGTGCTCGTCGGCGAGGCCGCGTCCACCATCCTCGACCTGGCCGACCAGGGGAAGTTCGACCTCATCGTCATGGGCACGCATGGCCGGCGCGGGCTGCCCCGGCTGCTGCTGGGCAGCGTGGCGCAGAAGATCGTCTCCCGCGCGCATTGCCCCGTGGTCACCCTGCACGTCGCGCCGGAGAAATAG
- a CDS encoding trypsin-like serine peptidase: MFAKSVRALFLVGAVSACGTEAPPDVPDVEANEPLASQESNVIVGSVNWTSATSLSGTQRTRSLAVGYLSIPAVGSRCTAWLVSRDVIITNNHCIGSASQAVGARVSFNYEDGVSSTGRIWYNCATFIKTWSSDDMTAVRCSALNGQLPGDVYGWLTVSTTNAATNASVYVVHQNCDYYTTSGCSPTKKYSPGVVKNANYSTTDLSYDADTLGGSSGSPVLSSSTNQVVGLHHIGLGGNSSGRGTANTGVKATRVKARLAEIGL; encoded by the coding sequence ATGTTCGCGAAGAGCGTTCGTGCGCTGTTCCTGGTGGGTGCTGTGTCGGCTTGCGGTACCGAGGCTCCGCCGGATGTTCCGGACGTAGAGGCCAACGAGCCGCTGGCGTCGCAGGAGTCCAACGTCATCGTCGGCTCGGTGAACTGGACCAGCGCCACCTCGCTGTCCGGCACCCAGCGCACGCGCTCCCTGGCCGTGGGCTACCTGTCCATCCCCGCGGTGGGCTCGCGCTGCACCGCGTGGCTGGTGTCGCGCGACGTCATCATCACCAACAACCACTGCATCGGCAGCGCCTCGCAGGCTGTCGGCGCGCGCGTGTCCTTCAACTACGAGGACGGCGTCAGCTCCACCGGCCGCATCTGGTACAACTGCGCCACCTTCATCAAGACGTGGTCTTCGGACGACATGACGGCGGTGCGCTGCAGCGCGCTCAACGGCCAGCTCCCCGGTGACGTGTACGGCTGGCTCACCGTCTCCACCACCAACGCCGCCACCAACGCGAGCGTCTACGTGGTCCACCAGAACTGCGACTACTACACGACGAGCGGCTGCTCGCCGACGAAGAAGTACTCGCCGGGCGTGGTGAAGAACGCCAACTACAGCACCACGGACCTGTCCTACGACGCGGACACGCTGGGCGGCTCCTCGGGCTCGCCCGTGCTGTCCTCCTCCACGAACCAGGTGGTGGGCCTGCACCACATCGGCCTGGGCGGCAACTCGTCGGGCCGCGGCACCGCCAACACCGGCGTGAAGGCCACCCGCGTCAAGGCGCGCCTGGCGGAGATTGGCCTGTAG
- a CDS encoding SDR family NAD(P)-dependent oxidoreductase encodes MLPPPIDQGTVLIIGATEGIGRELARLLSRRVRTLVLVDRRAERLEPLRDELLTRNPTLGVMIERCDVSDPRQVDGLLASLEEHFVRVDVLVNNAAAGDRALYAEERWGRVEEMLTANVWVPALLTHRLLGPMLARGRGGVLNIGSGAAQLFLPGSATFAATQRFLDGFTEALRLEVESSGITVTRVAPGPLWDEGADAATDEVAPFFRISLARCARAALAGFERGAPLVYPGFGHRWVMRLLPLLPRGLKRSLGRLALRGLRREALLSPQAPGIGPGRPVLLAGEPSTA; translated from the coding sequence ATGCTTCCTCCTCCCATCGATCAAGGTACCGTCCTCATCATCGGCGCGACGGAAGGAATCGGCCGGGAGCTGGCCCGGCTGCTCTCCCGGCGGGTGCGCACCCTGGTGCTCGTCGACCGGCGCGCGGAGCGTCTGGAGCCGCTGCGCGACGAGCTGCTCACGCGCAACCCCACGCTCGGCGTGATGATCGAGCGGTGCGACGTGAGCGACCCGCGCCAGGTGGACGGGCTGCTGGCCTCGCTGGAGGAGCACTTCGTCCGCGTGGACGTGCTGGTGAACAACGCCGCCGCGGGCGACCGGGCTCTCTACGCGGAGGAGCGCTGGGGCCGCGTGGAGGAGATGCTGACGGCGAACGTGTGGGTGCCCGCGCTGCTGACGCACCGCCTGCTCGGGCCCATGCTGGCGCGGGGGCGCGGGGGCGTCCTCAACATCGGCTCGGGCGCCGCGCAGCTCTTCCTGCCCGGCTCCGCCACCTTCGCCGCCACCCAGCGCTTCCTGGACGGCTTCACCGAGGCGCTGCGGCTGGAGGTGGAGAGTAGCGGCATCACCGTCACGCGCGTGGCGCCGGGGCCTCTCTGGGACGAGGGCGCGGACGCCGCCACGGACGAGGTGGCGCCCTTCTTCCGCATCTCCCTGGCGCGCTGCGCCCGCGCGGCGCTGGCCGGCTTCGAGCGGGGCGCGCCCCTGGTGTACCCGGGCTTCGGCCACCGCTGGGTGATGCGACTGCTGCCGCTGCTGCCACGCGGCCTCAAGCGGAGCCTGGGCCGGCTGGCACTGCGGGGCCTGCGGCGTGAAGCGCTGCTGTCGCCACAGGCCCCTGGAATCGGGCCCGGCCGGCCGGTGCTGCTGGCCGGCGAGCCGTCGACGGCGTGA